Proteins encoded by one window of Streptacidiphilus sp. PB12-B1b:
- a CDS encoding LLM class flavin-dependent oxidoreductase has product MSVEFIGMIGTRDGSETRPPSGPVVDPDYTRRFARAHEEAGFDRILIGYGSSSPDGTQVAAHVAAHTERLGLLVAHRPGFVAPTLAARTFATLDQFSGGRVAVHIITGGHDAEQRRDGDHLPKDERYDRTDEYLDVLKRAWTEDAPFGLDGRYYRFDDFHAEVRPAQQPRIPLYFGGSSEAAYRVGGKHADVFALWGEPLAETAQQIASVRAAAEAAGRTTPPRISVSFRPILGATEEAAWERAHGILDTIRGHGANNPLFGRRRAILPVGPGAQPQNAGSQRLLAAAAKADRHDRALWTAPAAATGAAGNSTALVGTPETVAQALLDYVDIGVTTLLIRGYDPLDDAVDYGRHLLPLVGAELARREAAAAPLAAVAGGAR; this is encoded by the coding sequence ATGAGCGTCGAATTCATCGGCATGATCGGCACCCGCGACGGCTCCGAGACCCGTCCACCGAGCGGCCCCGTCGTCGACCCCGACTACACCCGCCGCTTCGCCCGGGCCCACGAGGAGGCCGGATTCGACCGGATCCTGATCGGCTACGGCTCCAGCAGCCCCGACGGCACCCAGGTCGCCGCGCACGTCGCCGCCCACACCGAGCGGCTCGGGCTGCTCGTCGCCCACCGGCCCGGCTTCGTCGCCCCGACGCTCGCGGCCCGCACCTTCGCCACCCTGGACCAGTTCTCCGGCGGCCGGGTCGCCGTCCACATCATCACCGGCGGCCACGACGCCGAACAGCGCCGCGACGGCGACCACCTGCCCAAGGACGAGCGCTACGACCGCACCGACGAGTACCTGGACGTGCTCAAGCGCGCCTGGACCGAGGACGCCCCCTTCGGCCTGGACGGTCGCTACTACCGCTTCGACGACTTCCACGCCGAGGTCAGGCCCGCCCAGCAGCCGCGGATACCGCTGTACTTCGGCGGTTCCTCCGAGGCCGCCTACCGGGTCGGCGGCAAGCACGCCGACGTGTTCGCGCTGTGGGGCGAGCCGCTGGCCGAGACCGCCCAGCAGATCGCCTCGGTCCGCGCCGCCGCCGAGGCGGCGGGCAGGACCACGCCGCCGCGCATCAGCGTCTCCTTCCGGCCGATCCTCGGCGCCACCGAGGAGGCGGCCTGGGAGCGGGCCCACGGCATCCTGGACACCATCCGGGGCCACGGCGCGAACAACCCGCTGTTCGGGCGCCGCCGGGCGATCCTGCCGGTCGGCCCCGGGGCGCAGCCGCAGAACGCCGGATCGCAGCGGCTGCTGGCCGCCGCCGCCAAGGCCGACCGGCACGACCGGGCGCTGTGGACCGCGCCCGCCGCCGCCACCGGCGCGGCCGGCAACTCCACCGCGCTGGTCGGCACCCCCGAGACGGTCGCCCAAGCGCTGCTGGACTACGTCGACATCGGCGTGACCACCCTGCTCATCCGCGGCTACGACCCGCTGGACGACGCCGTCGACTACGGCAGGCACCTGCTGCCGCTGGTCGGCGCCGAACTCGCCCGCCGCGAGGCGGCCGCGGCCCCGCTCGCCGCGGTGGCCGGCGGTGCCCGGTGA
- a CDS encoding acyl-CoA dehydrogenase family protein: MTATAQPGTAPKGTAPKGTAPPQGTAPPPQPSAPPQLAPPDLGRLPELTAALADHADEHDRDASFPHEGVAAVHAAGLLTATVGREHGGPGAGLADTVRILQALGAGDPAVALVTAMTLFTHAAEARTRAWPARAYAEVLAESAGRPVLLNALRVEPDLGSPVRGGLPATVARLRGDHWELTGHKIFSTGAEALGRMLVWARTDENPPRVGSFLVHPGSAGLRILPTWDHLGLRASRSDDVLLDSVRVPAGDVVGLAGPDPGGGRNAVVGAWNALGLTALYLGVARAAQHWLTGFLHQRTPTALGAPLAALPRFQTAVGEIDTALTGAERLVAALAQAADADAEEEAQAAAEAAGAAKVIGTRAAIGAVEQAVALVGNHGLTRAHPLQRHLRDVLCSRVHTPQDDMVLLAAGRAALARRAPAPAPTEGS; this comes from the coding sequence ATGACCGCCACCGCCCAGCCCGGCACCGCCCCCAAAGGCACCGCCCCCAAAGGCACCGCCCCGCCTCAAGGCACCGCCCCGCCGCCGCAGCCGTCCGCTCCGCCTCAGCTCGCCCCGCCCGACCTCGGCCGCCTGCCCGAACTCACCGCCGCCCTGGCGGACCACGCCGACGAGCACGACCGCGACGCCAGCTTCCCCCACGAGGGCGTCGCCGCCGTGCACGCCGCTGGGCTGCTCACCGCCACCGTCGGGCGCGAGCACGGCGGCCCCGGCGCCGGGCTGGCCGACACCGTGCGCATCCTCCAGGCCCTCGGCGCCGGGGATCCGGCCGTGGCCCTGGTCACCGCCATGACGCTGTTCACCCACGCCGCCGAGGCCCGCACCCGCGCCTGGCCCGCCCGGGCGTACGCGGAGGTGCTCGCCGAGTCCGCCGGACGTCCGGTGCTGCTCAACGCCCTGCGGGTGGAACCCGACCTGGGATCGCCGGTGCGCGGTGGCCTGCCCGCCACCGTCGCCCGACTCCGCGGCGACCACTGGGAACTGACCGGCCACAAGATCTTCTCCACCGGCGCGGAGGCCCTCGGCCGGATGCTGGTCTGGGCCCGCACCGACGAGAACCCGCCCCGGGTCGGCTCCTTCCTGGTCCACCCGGGCTCCGCCGGGCTGCGGATCCTGCCCACCTGGGACCACCTCGGCCTGCGCGCCAGCCGCAGCGACGACGTGCTGCTGGACTCCGTCCGGGTGCCGGCCGGCGACGTCGTCGGCCTGGCCGGGCCCGATCCGGGCGGCGGCCGGAACGCGGTCGTCGGCGCCTGGAACGCCCTCGGCCTGACCGCCCTCTACCTCGGCGTGGCCCGCGCCGCCCAGCACTGGCTGACCGGTTTCCTGCACCAGCGCACCCCGACCGCGCTCGGCGCGCCGCTGGCCGCCCTGCCCCGCTTCCAGACCGCCGTCGGCGAGATCGACACCGCCCTGACCGGCGCGGAACGCCTGGTCGCAGCCCTGGCCCAGGCCGCCGACGCCGACGCCGAGGAGGAGGCGCAGGCCGCCGCCGAAGCCGCCGGTGCGGCCAAGGTGATCGGCACCCGCGCCGCCATCGGCGCGGTCGAGCAGGCCGTCGCCCTGGTCGGCAACCACGGCCTCACCCGCGCCCACCCGCTGCAACGGCACCTGCGCGACGTGCTGTGCAGCCGCGTCCACACCCCGCAGGACGACATGGTCCTGCTCGCCGCCGGACGGGCCGCCCTGGCCCGCCGGGCCCCCGCTCCCGCACCCACAGAAGGCAGTTGA
- a CDS encoding LLM class flavin-dependent oxidoreductase — translation MSIEFIGIASTAPFSETGSASGPVVQPAYLRELALAHEESGFDRILVAHSSASPDGFIVADQVLTHTTRLGVLLAHRPGFVSPTLTARKFATLDAFHPGRVALHVITGGDDADQARDGDLSDKPTRYRRTDDFLQVVRKTWTATEPFDHDGEFYQVRGGRSSLLPSRPIPIYFGGASDDAVRAGAKHADVYAFWGEPLAGIAERIAQVRAAAAPHGRTPNFSVSLRPIPAATEAEAWKRAEDILRLTKERSGELRKAFNLDHTAQQGSRRLLEYAAQGDVHDKRLWTAVAKVTGAAGNSTALVGSYEQVAESLLDYTALGVGTLLIRGFSPLEDARDYGTLVGLVREQADRQGLVGNRVLAGAASA, via the coding sequence ATGTCCATCGAGTTCATCGGCATCGCCTCCACCGCCCCCTTCAGCGAGACCGGCAGCGCGTCCGGACCCGTCGTCCAGCCCGCCTATCTGCGCGAACTGGCCCTGGCCCATGAGGAGTCGGGCTTCGACCGGATCCTGGTCGCGCACTCCTCGGCCAGCCCGGACGGATTCATCGTCGCCGACCAGGTGTTGACCCACACCACCCGGCTCGGCGTGCTGCTCGCCCACCGGCCCGGCTTCGTCTCCCCGACGCTGACCGCGCGCAAGTTCGCCACCCTGGACGCCTTCCACCCCGGGCGGGTCGCGCTGCACGTCATCACCGGCGGCGACGACGCCGACCAGGCCCGCGACGGCGACCTCAGCGACAAGCCCACCCGCTACCGCCGCACCGACGACTTCCTCCAGGTCGTCCGCAAGACCTGGACCGCCACCGAACCCTTCGACCACGACGGCGAGTTCTACCAGGTGCGCGGCGGACGCTCCTCGCTGCTGCCCTCCCGGCCGATCCCGATCTACTTCGGCGGCGCCTCCGACGACGCCGTCCGGGCCGGCGCCAAGCACGCCGACGTGTACGCGTTCTGGGGCGAGCCGCTGGCCGGGATCGCCGAGCGGATCGCCCAGGTCCGCGCGGCGGCGGCGCCGCACGGCCGGACCCCCAACTTCAGCGTCAGCCTGCGGCCCATCCCCGCCGCGACCGAAGCCGAGGCGTGGAAGCGGGCCGAGGACATCCTGCGGCTCACCAAGGAGCGCTCCGGCGAACTGCGCAAGGCGTTCAACCTGGACCACACCGCGCAGCAGGGATCACGGCGGCTGCTGGAGTACGCCGCCCAGGGCGACGTCCACGACAAGCGGCTGTGGACGGCCGTGGCCAAGGTCACCGGCGCGGCCGGCAACTCCACCGCCCTGGTCGGCTCGTACGAGCAGGTCGCCGAATCGCTGCTGGACTACACCGCGCTCGGCGTCGGCACCCTGCTGATCCGCGGCTTCAGCCCGCTGGAGGACGCCCGCGACTACGGCACGCTGGTCGGCCTGGTCCGCGAGCAGGCGGACCGCCAGGGCCTGGTCGGCAACCGCGTCCTGGCCGGAGCAGCGAGCGCATGA
- a CDS encoding ABC transporter ATP-binding protein translates to MSTAAGTAPGTALLEIDGLSVGYPRRGGRPGQRVLDGVSLHARAGEILGVIGETGSGKTTLARAVVGLAPVTGGRISVDGAEVTGLRGRALRDFRRTGRAQYLFQDPLRSLDPDLTVGALVAEPLAVTGTGSREQRTERAAEALHRVGLDPALADRLPGQLSGGQRQRVALARAVVTRPRLLLADEPVSALDASNRNHVLRLFDRLRNELDVAVVVISHDLSSLAGIADRIAVLYRGRLVEQGSTAEVLTRPLHPYTALLTASAPSVRREHSLTPAQLRADGPRPGWTLTAGPGAPGCGFAARCRFADDACRQAPPAKAITPGREAACHHAETWRGRLDAPQAAAVGA, encoded by the coding sequence ATGAGCACGGCAGCAGGCACCGCGCCCGGCACGGCGCTGCTGGAGATCGACGGCCTGTCCGTCGGCTACCCCCGGCGCGGCGGCCGCCCCGGACAGCGCGTCCTCGACGGCGTCTCGCTGCACGCCCGGGCCGGGGAGATCCTCGGCGTCATCGGGGAGACCGGCTCCGGCAAGACCACGCTGGCCCGCGCCGTCGTCGGCCTCGCCCCGGTCACCGGCGGCCGGATCAGCGTGGACGGCGCCGAGGTCACCGGGCTGCGCGGACGCGCCCTGCGCGACTTCCGCCGCACCGGCCGCGCCCAGTACCTGTTCCAGGACCCGCTGCGCTCGCTCGACCCGGACCTCACCGTCGGCGCGCTGGTCGCCGAACCGCTCGCGGTCACCGGCACCGGCAGCCGCGAGCAGCGCACCGAACGCGCCGCCGAGGCGCTGCACCGGGTCGGGCTGGACCCGGCCCTCGCCGACCGGCTGCCCGGGCAGCTCTCCGGCGGCCAGCGCCAGCGCGTCGCACTGGCCCGCGCCGTCGTCACCCGGCCCCGGCTGCTGCTGGCGGACGAGCCGGTGAGCGCCCTGGACGCGTCCAACCGCAACCACGTGCTGCGGCTGTTCGACCGGCTGCGCAACGAACTCGACGTCGCGGTCGTGGTGATCTCGCACGACCTCAGCTCGCTGGCCGGGATCGCCGACCGGATCGCCGTGCTCTACCGCGGCCGACTGGTCGAACAGGGCTCCACCGCCGAGGTGTTGACCCGCCCGCTGCACCCGTACACCGCGCTGCTGACCGCCTCCGCGCCCAGCGTCCGGCGCGAGCACAGCCTCACACCGGCGCAATTGCGGGCCGACGGGCCCCGGCCCGGGTGGACGCTGACGGCCGGGCCCGGCGCGCCGGGCTGCGGATTCGCCGCCCGCTGCCGGTTCGCCGACGACGCCTGCCGCCAGGCCCCGCCCGCGAAGGCGATCACCCCCGGCCGGGAGGCCGCCTGCCACCACGCCGAAACCTGGCGCGGTCGGCTGGACGCACCGCAGGCTGCCGCCGTCGGCGCCTGA
- a CDS encoding ABC transporter ATP-binding protein, with amino-acid sequence MPASPPDPVLTVQGLHITVDHGRTEAVRDVSFTVRAGQAVGLVGESGSGKTLTCRSVLGALPPGCAVSAGTATLAGGDPDAGAADATELTALDRRGWERLRGVRLGAVFQDPASYLNPSLTVGRQLAEPLRVRQGLSRADAHRRAVELFTAVGLHQPEQVYHRYPHELSGGMLQRVLIAVAVAGDPELLVADEATTALDTVVQAEVLDLLGRLRAERGLALLLVSHDLAVVAEVCDRIVVLYAGEVVEDGPTDEVLAAPAHPYTEALLRVASIGDWSRRELAVIPGRPPEAGRTPAGCRFADRCAHALPDCGRQQIELRPVGDARSSRCLRAGELHLTGTALQEVNA; translated from the coding sequence ATGCCCGCATCGCCGCCTGACCCGGTGCTGACCGTCCAGGGCCTGCACATCACCGTCGACCACGGCCGCACCGAGGCCGTCCGCGACGTCTCCTTCACCGTCCGGGCCGGACAGGCCGTCGGCCTGGTCGGGGAGTCCGGCAGCGGCAAGACGCTGACCTGCCGCTCGGTCCTCGGCGCGCTGCCGCCCGGCTGCGCCGTCTCCGCCGGGACGGCCACCCTGGCCGGAGGCGACCCGGACGCCGGGGCGGCGGACGCCACCGAGCTGACCGCGCTGGACCGGCGCGGCTGGGAACGGCTGCGCGGGGTCCGCCTCGGCGCGGTCTTCCAGGACCCGGCCTCCTACCTCAACCCCTCGCTCACCGTGGGCCGACAGCTCGCCGAACCGCTGCGGGTCCGCCAGGGCCTGTCCCGGGCCGACGCCCACCGCCGCGCCGTGGAACTGTTCACCGCCGTCGGCCTGCACCAGCCCGAGCAGGTCTATCACCGCTACCCGCACGAGCTGTCCGGCGGCATGCTGCAACGCGTCCTGATCGCCGTCGCCGTCGCCGGGGATCCCGAGCTGCTGGTCGCCGACGAGGCCACCACCGCCCTCGACACTGTCGTCCAGGCCGAGGTGCTCGACCTGCTCGGACGGCTGCGCGCCGAACGCGGACTGGCCCTGCTGCTGGTCAGCCACGACCTCGCGGTGGTCGCCGAGGTGTGCGACCGGATCGTGGTGCTCTACGCCGGTGAGGTCGTCGAGGACGGCCCGACCGACGAGGTGCTGGCCGCGCCCGCCCACCCCTACACCGAGGCGCTGCTGCGGGTCGCCTCCATCGGCGACTGGTCCCGCCGCGAACTCGCGGTGATCCCCGGACGCCCCCCGGAGGCCGGCCGCACCCCCGCAGGCTGCCGCTTCGCCGACCGCTGCGCCCACGCCCTGCCCGACTGCGGCCGCCAGCAGATCGAACTGCGGCCCGTCGGCGACGCCCGCAGCAGCCGCTGCCTGCGCGCCGGGGAACTGCACCTGACCGGAACCGCCCTGCAGGAGGTGAACGCATGA
- a CDS encoding ABC transporter permease translates to MRTIRRTWRLPVARLALAVLAVVALLAVFGGQLAPHDPLAQDADHILQGPSGAHLLGTDYLGRDVLSRLLAGTGLSVAGALEATGVALVIGIVPGLASLWLGRTFEWISLRAVDALMTLPFTLFAIAAIGVLGNGIHQAMIALGVLLSPLFFRVTRAAALGLRQSPYVEAAELMGASRRWVLRTHIWSKVLPTVAVTTAQALATSLLTVASLTFLGLGVQPPAPTWGGMLATDLGYLAQQPWAPVLPGLLVMVTAGALHLLADALRDSGAADALRPPAADAEPAPAPAAAVPEEQTDARIAA, encoded by the coding sequence ATGAGGACCATCCGCCGCACCTGGCGGCTACCGGTCGCCCGGCTCGCCCTCGCCGTCCTGGCCGTGGTCGCCCTGCTGGCGGTCTTCGGCGGGCAGCTCGCCCCGCACGACCCGCTCGCCCAGGACGCCGACCACATCCTGCAAGGGCCCAGCGGAGCCCACCTGTTGGGCACCGACTACCTGGGCCGGGACGTGCTCTCCCGGCTGCTCGCCGGGACCGGGCTCTCCGTCGCCGGGGCGCTGGAGGCCACCGGCGTGGCCCTGGTCATCGGGATCGTTCCCGGGCTGGCCTCGCTCTGGCTCGGCCGGACCTTCGAGTGGATATCGCTGCGCGCCGTGGACGCGCTGATGACCCTGCCGTTCACGCTGTTCGCCATCGCCGCCATCGGCGTCCTCGGCAACGGCATCCACCAGGCGATGATCGCCCTCGGCGTACTGCTGTCGCCGCTGTTCTTCCGGGTCACCCGGGCCGCCGCGCTCGGCCTGCGGCAGTCCCCGTACGTGGAGGCCGCCGAACTCATGGGCGCCTCGCGCCGGTGGGTCCTGCGCACCCACATCTGGAGCAAGGTGCTGCCCACGGTGGCCGTCACCACCGCCCAGGCGCTGGCCACCAGCCTGCTCACGGTCGCCTCGCTGACCTTCCTCGGCCTGGGCGTCCAGCCGCCCGCCCCCACCTGGGGCGGCATGCTCGCCACCGACCTCGGCTACCTCGCCCAGCAGCCCTGGGCGCCGGTCCTGCCCGGGCTGCTGGTCATGGTCACCGCCGGAGCGCTGCACCTGCTCGCGGACGCCCTGCGCGACAGCGGCGCGGCCGACGCCCTGCGACCGCCCGCCGCCGACGCCGAGCCCGCACCGGCCCCCGCCGCCGCCGTACCTGAGGAGCAGACCGATGCCCGCATCGCCGCCTGA
- a CDS encoding ABC transporter permease, with the protein MSAVTVGGPGEGLRLRALFARTARAPLPLAKALGTTVTVFLLSSLLTFGLGAMSGANPGAAVLGITATPADIARMNHQFGLDRPLPVQYVSWLGHALRGDLGRSWFTSASVSQSVFQALPVDLSVAGLALLLAVVLGGAAGIAAALSNGGRIDRLVTLVSSVLGTLPAFVVAIALIVVVSVQLGALPSGGYVPFGQNPGQWLRFALLPGFALSLDAAAGIARQLRTSLVGALRENYVTGAAMRGLSARRVLFGHVLRNAVGPALTVLGMSVPMIIGGAVVTERIFNLPGIAQLALQAAQEQDVPVIQGTLLVTVAVVLIANLAVNAGLSALTPAARRRSPADSGTGPADALADAPADALVADGRAGA; encoded by the coding sequence ATGAGCGCGGTCACGGTCGGCGGCCCGGGCGAGGGCCTGCGCCTGCGCGCCCTGTTCGCCCGCACCGCCCGGGCGCCGCTGCCGCTCGCCAAGGCGCTCGGCACCACGGTGACCGTGTTCCTGCTCTCCTCGCTGCTCACCTTCGGGCTGGGCGCGATGTCCGGCGCCAACCCCGGGGCGGCGGTGCTCGGGATCACCGCCACCCCGGCCGACATCGCCCGGATGAACCACCAGTTCGGCCTGGACCGGCCGCTGCCGGTGCAGTACGTCAGCTGGCTGGGCCACGCCCTCCGCGGCGACCTGGGACGCTCCTGGTTCACCTCGGCGTCCGTCTCGCAGAGCGTCTTCCAGGCGTTGCCGGTGGACCTCTCCGTCGCCGGACTGGCCCTGCTGCTCGCGGTGGTGCTCGGCGGCGCGGCCGGGATCGCGGCGGCGCTGAGCAACGGCGGCCGGATCGACCGGCTGGTCACCCTGGTCTCCTCGGTGCTGGGCACGCTGCCCGCCTTCGTGGTGGCGATCGCGCTGATCGTGGTCGTGTCGGTGCAGTTGGGCGCCCTGCCCTCGGGCGGATACGTGCCGTTCGGCCAGAACCCGGGCCAGTGGCTGCGGTTCGCGCTGCTGCCCGGCTTCGCGCTCAGCCTGGACGCGGCTGCCGGCATCGCCCGGCAGCTGCGCACCTCGCTGGTCGGGGCGCTGCGCGAGAACTACGTGACCGGCGCGGCCATGCGCGGGCTCTCCGCCCGGCGGGTCCTGTTCGGGCACGTGCTGCGCAACGCCGTCGGGCCCGCGCTGACCGTGCTCGGCATGAGCGTCCCGATGATCATCGGCGGCGCGGTGGTCACCGAGCGGATCTTCAACCTGCCGGGCATCGCCCAACTCGCCCTGCAGGCCGCCCAGGAGCAGGACGTGCCGGTGATCCAGGGCACGCTGCTGGTGACCGTGGCGGTGGTGCTGATCGCCAACCTCGCCGTCAACGCCGGGCTCTCCGCGCTCACCCCGGCCGCCCGCCGCCGCTCCCCGGCCGACAGCGGCACCGGCCCGGCCGACGCCCTGGCCGATGCCCCGGCCGACGCCCTGGTCGCGGATGGGAGGGCCGGGGCATGA
- a CDS encoding ABC transporter substrate-binding protein, producing MTSALKSTASAALARRSFLGLGLGAGAAAALTACGSGSGGSTAGADTGTLKWGWALPTSWDPIYSSAGWDVHDLSLVYSALTKLDAQGNAVPAVASSWAYDATGTQITFTLRPGLTFSDGSPLDATAVKQSLDRSRTDPKSLVAAQLAHVAEVTVAGPTSVVVKLTQADYQIPNLLAGKTGMLVSPKAFQADAAGIATRPAGAGPFTLTSYVQNEKAVLKRNPGYWDAANIKLQGVEVYPLPDASTVVASLQSGQYNVAQIPGSQVAAAKAAGLDVQVISSMVVAVLDINTSKAPFTDPDVALALQYAIDRQALVKVQQFGYGEVSNQPFPPGYVGHDPSSDGLYGYDPDKARALLAKAGHAGGVELEITTTAAAGLPEQLQAQLQAVGINARIQVIPLAQATEIVYVNHSEALFTDQFAGRDSAAQAFQVLFGAQGLMNPGRVAPPGLAAALAKVSATPLDSPEYPTVLRAATALAVRTMPNVFLYTVPRILARSSSVSQLPADAVVQRFEGVTVA from the coding sequence ATGACATCTGCACTGAAGTCGACCGCCTCTGCCGCTCTCGCCAGACGCTCGTTCCTCGGCCTCGGTCTCGGGGCCGGCGCCGCCGCGGCGCTCACTGCCTGCGGCAGCGGCTCCGGCGGCAGCACGGCGGGCGCCGACACCGGAACGCTCAAGTGGGGCTGGGCGCTGCCCACCTCCTGGGATCCCATCTACTCCTCCGCCGGGTGGGACGTCCACGACCTCTCGCTGGTCTACTCGGCGCTGACCAAGCTCGACGCCCAGGGCAACGCCGTTCCTGCGGTGGCCAGTTCCTGGGCCTACGACGCCACCGGCACGCAGATCACCTTCACCCTGCGCCCCGGGCTGACCTTCAGCGACGGCAGCCCGCTGGACGCGACCGCCGTCAAGCAGAGCCTGGACCGCAGCCGGACCGACCCCAAGTCGCTGGTCGCCGCCCAGTTGGCACACGTCGCCGAGGTCACCGTGGCCGGGCCCACCAGCGTCGTCGTCAAACTCACCCAGGCCGACTACCAGATACCCAACCTGCTGGCCGGGAAGACCGGGATGCTGGTCAGCCCCAAGGCGTTCCAGGCCGACGCCGCCGGGATCGCCACCCGGCCGGCCGGCGCCGGACCGTTCACCCTCACCTCCTACGTGCAGAACGAGAAGGCGGTGCTGAAGCGCAACCCGGGCTACTGGGACGCCGCCAACATCAAACTCCAGGGCGTCGAGGTCTACCCGCTGCCGGACGCCAGCACGGTCGTCGCCTCGCTCCAGTCCGGCCAGTACAACGTGGCCCAGATACCCGGCAGCCAGGTCGCCGCGGCCAAGGCCGCCGGGCTCGACGTCCAGGTGATCTCGTCCATGGTGGTCGCCGTCCTGGACATCAACACCTCCAAGGCGCCGTTCACCGACCCCGACGTGGCGCTCGCCCTGCAGTATGCGATCGACCGTCAGGCCCTTGTGAAGGTGCAGCAGTTCGGCTACGGCGAGGTCAGCAACCAGCCCTTCCCGCCCGGTTACGTCGGCCACGACCCCTCCTCGGACGGCCTGTACGGCTACGACCCGGACAAGGCACGGGCGTTGCTCGCCAAGGCGGGCCACGCCGGCGGTGTGGAGTTGGAGATCACCACCACGGCCGCCGCCGGGCTGCCCGAGCAGTTGCAGGCGCAGCTGCAGGCCGTCGGCATCAACGCCAGGATCCAGGTGATCCCGCTGGCCCAGGCCACGGAGATCGTCTACGTCAACCACTCCGAGGCGCTGTTCACCGACCAGTTCGCCGGACGCGACTCCGCCGCCCAGGCGTTCCAGGTGCTGTTCGGGGCGCAGGGCCTGATGAATCCCGGCCGGGTCGCCCCGCCCGGGCTGGCCGCCGCGCTGGCCAAGGTCTCGGCCACCCCGCTGGACTCGCCCGAGTACCCGACCGTGCTGCGGGCCGCGACCGCACTGGCCGTGCGGACCATGCCCAACGTCTTCCTCTACACCGTGCCGCGCATCCTGGCCCGCAGCAGCAGTGTCTCGCAGCTCCCGGCCGACGCCGTGGTGCAGCGCTTCGAAGGGGTGACCGTCGCATGA
- a CDS encoding DsbA family protein, whose protein sequence is MTGAPVAGIHAGAEIVEYTDPLCPWAWGSEPSFRRLRAQVGGRVPWRRVYAILFDADDDPAPDPDAETAWYAGYVAEVAGHTGAPRAARLERVALSSWPASLAARAAEAQGPAVAERVLRRLRESVFVLGEPADTPERVLDCVRGVPGLDAERLRADAASAAVEASVRADRAEARAPLPEVIDLDGPPPHSGRARELDDGSLRYALPTIVVSGPGGRRVVPGLRPAQAYAQALRAVWPELPQEPERCSAGAALELHRSMTTRELQLLSTEGCPPPEAVRVDTAGGPLWLHPQEAAVRPALVRQRPQNRREGPAE, encoded by the coding sequence GTGACGGGCGCACCGGTGGCCGGGATCCACGCGGGCGCGGAGATCGTCGAGTACACCGACCCGCTCTGCCCCTGGGCCTGGGGCTCCGAGCCGTCCTTCCGGCGGCTGCGCGCGCAGGTCGGGGGCCGCGTCCCTTGGCGGCGGGTCTACGCGATCCTGTTCGACGCGGACGACGACCCGGCCCCCGACCCGGACGCCGAGACCGCCTGGTACGCCGGATACGTCGCCGAGGTGGCCGGGCACACCGGCGCGCCCCGGGCCGCCCGGCTGGAACGCGTCGCCCTGAGCAGCTGGCCCGCCTCGCTGGCCGCCCGCGCGGCCGAGGCGCAGGGCCCGGCCGTGGCCGAGCGGGTGCTGCGCCGCCTGCGCGAGTCGGTGTTCGTCCTCGGCGAGCCCGCCGACACCCCGGAGCGGGTGCTCGACTGCGTCCGCGGTGTGCCCGGGTTGGACGCCGAGCGGCTGCGGGCGGACGCCGCCTCCGCCGCCGTCGAGGCGTCGGTGCGCGCCGACCGGGCCGAGGCGCGGGCGCCGCTGCCGGAGGTGATCGACCTGGACGGGCCGCCGCCGCACAGCGGCCGGGCCCGCGAGCTGGACGACGGCAGCCTGCGCTACGCCCTGCCCACCATCGTCGTCAGCGGTCCCGGCGGCCGCCGGGTGGTCCCGGGTCTGCGCCCCGCGCAGGCGTACGCGCAGGCGCTGCGGGCGGTCTGGCCGGAGCTGCCGCAGGAGCCGGAACGCTGCTCCGCCGGGGCCGCGCTGGAGCTCCACCGGTCCATGACCACCAGGGAGTTGCAACTGCTCTCGACCGAGGGCTGCCCGCCGCCGGAGGCCGTCCGGGTGGACACCGCGGGCGGCCCGCTGTGGCTGCACCCGCAGGAGGCGGCGGTGCGCCCGGCGCTGGTCCGACAGCGCCCGCAGAACCGCCGGGAGGGGCCCGCGGAATGA
- a CDS encoding Rrf2 family transcriptional regulator: MHISAKADYAVRALLELALDTARPLTCEGIASSQEIPFRFLKAVVGDLRRAGLVRSQRGCEGGYWLGRPAEEISLLDVALAVDGELMTLRGETPAGLAYPGPASGLPGIWRAVEAGARRIMEETSIASLLGGYRPAAAPAPEPSAQPAAERVAV, encoded by the coding sequence ATGCATATCTCGGCGAAGGCGGACTACGCCGTGAGGGCACTGCTGGAACTCGCCCTCGACACGGCTCGGCCGCTCACCTGCGAGGGGATCGCCTCGTCCCAGGAGATCCCCTTCCGCTTCCTCAAGGCCGTGGTCGGCGACCTGCGCCGGGCCGGCCTGGTGCGCAGCCAGCGCGGCTGCGAGGGCGGCTACTGGCTGGGGCGCCCGGCCGAGGAGATCAGCCTGCTGGACGTTGCCCTGGCGGTCGACGGCGAGCTGATGACCCTGCGCGGCGAGACACCGGCGGGGCTGGCCTACCCGGGGCCGGCCTCCGGGCTGCCCGGCATATGGCGGGCGGTCGAGGCCGGGGCACGGCGGATCATGGAGGAGACCTCCATCGCCTCGCTGCTCGGCGGCTACCGCCCGGCCGCCGCCCCGGCCCCGGAACCGTCGGCGCAGCCGGCGGCGGAACGGGTCGCGGTGTGA